From one Cupriavidus sp. P-10 genomic stretch:
- the narJ gene encoding nitrate reductase molybdenum cofactor assembly chaperone, whose amino-acid sequence MPLYPILSALLGYPEQDLLDALPEIDTALAEWPQAHGLLAPVTGMLRGETLITLQENYVATFDRNPSHSLHLFEHVHGESRDRGQAMVDLIDEYRRDGFEPAASELPDYVPLFLEFLGALSADGKEARAEHLLGEAIHVLAAIGDRLARNQSPYAGVFAVLRTLTDVQPQPQQEPPVRDMDEALETFGPGADGVEPLLAPQTGPQAVKFYPRGTAPVPAHC is encoded by the coding sequence ATGCCCCTCTACCCCATCCTCAGCGCGCTGCTCGGCTATCCCGAGCAGGACCTGCTCGACGCGCTGCCCGAGATCGACACTGCCCTGGCCGAATGGCCGCAGGCGCACGGACTGCTGGCACCGGTTACCGGAATGCTGCGCGGCGAGACGCTGATCACGCTGCAGGAAAACTATGTCGCCACCTTCGACCGCAATCCGTCGCACTCGCTGCACCTGTTCGAGCATGTGCACGGCGAAAGCCGCGACCGCGGCCAGGCCATGGTGGACCTGATCGACGAATACCGGCGCGACGGCTTCGAGCCGGCCGCGTCGGAGCTGCCGGACTATGTGCCGCTGTTCCTGGAGTTCCTCGGCGCACTGAGCGCCGATGGCAAGGAAGCGCGCGCCGAGCACCTGCTGGGCGAGGCGATCCACGTGCTGGCCGCGATCGGCGACCGGCTCGCACGCAACCAGAGCCCGTACGCCGGCGTGTTCGCCGTGCTGCGAACGCTGACCGACGTGCAGCCGCAACCGCAGCAGGAGCCACCGGTGCGGGACATGGACGAGGCGCTGGAGACCTTCGGTCCGGGCGCCGATGGCGTGGAACCGCTGCTGGCGCCGCAGACCGGGCCGCAGGCCGTGAAGTTCTATCCGCGTGGCACAGCGCCGGTTCCTGCGCATTGCTGA
- the narI gene encoding respiratory nitrate reductase subunit gamma, protein MATLHQFLYGIYPYIAAAIFLFGSLARFEREQYTWKTDSSQVLYRGNLRMGNILFHVGILGLFFGHLLGLLTPVAVWDALGVSHGFKQGVAMAAGGVMGTMCLAGLLILLHRRLTNARVSAVTRTGDKVLLLWLLVTLLLGLSTIFESASHMDGHMMVQLMTWAQHLVTLRGDAASYIADAPLLFKAHLFMGITLFAIFPFTRLVHVWSGFASVGYVGRAWQLVRGR, encoded by the coding sequence ATGGCAACGCTTCACCAATTCCTCTACGGCATCTACCCCTACATCGCTGCCGCCATCTTCCTGTTCGGCAGCCTGGCCCGCTTCGAGCGCGAGCAGTACACCTGGAAGACCGACAGCTCGCAGGTGCTCTACCGCGGCAACCTGCGCATGGGCAACATCCTGTTCCACGTCGGCATCTTGGGACTGTTCTTCGGCCACCTGCTCGGCCTGCTGACGCCGGTCGCGGTGTGGGACGCGCTGGGCGTCTCGCACGGCTTCAAGCAGGGCGTGGCGATGGCCGCCGGCGGCGTGATGGGCACCATGTGCCTGGCTGGCCTGCTGATCCTGCTGCACCGCCGCCTGACCAACGCACGCGTGTCCGCGGTGACCCGCACCGGCGACAAGGTGCTGCTGCTGTGGCTGCTGGTGACGCTGCTGCTGGGCCTGTCCACCATTTTTGAATCGGCCAGCCACATGGACGGCCACATGATGGTGCAGCTGATGACCTGGGCCCAGCACCTCGTCACGCTGCGCGGCGACGCCGCCAGCTATATCGCCGACGCGCCGCTGCTGTTCAAGGCACACCTGTTCATGGGCATCACGCTGTTCGCGATCTTCCCGTTCACGCGGCTGGTGCACGTGTGGAGCGGCTTTGCCTCGGTCGGCTACGTCGGCCGTGCCTGGCAGCTGGTACGCGGCCGCTAA
- a CDS encoding peptidylprolyl isomerase, protein MPVTVNGVELRDADIERELDHHHDAANPARMATISAILRLLVREEAGRIGLSVPGQDDDALAMALLEQEAGIPEPDEASCRRHYDSRPERFRDGEWVEADHILFQVTPRVPLDALREIAAQTLALVRGDPSSFAQHARALSNCPSGNNGGRLGRVFRGETAPEFERALFAAQHDGVLPQLVETRFGLHIVRVLERCTGTRLPFDAVRGDIAGALATAARDRAWKQYASLLIGRARIEGIELEGADSPLVQ, encoded by the coding sequence ATGCCTGTCACCGTCAACGGCGTAGAACTGCGCGACGCCGATATCGAACGCGAGCTTGACCATCATCACGACGCGGCCAATCCCGCCAGGATGGCGACGATCTCTGCCATCCTGCGACTGCTGGTACGCGAAGAGGCCGGCCGCATCGGCCTGAGCGTGCCCGGCCAGGACGACGACGCGCTCGCCATGGCGCTGCTGGAGCAAGAGGCCGGCATCCCCGAGCCGGACGAAGCCAGCTGCCGCCGCCACTACGACAGCCGCCCGGAACGCTTCCGCGACGGCGAGTGGGTCGAGGCCGACCACATCCTGTTCCAGGTGACGCCGCGCGTGCCGCTGGACGCGCTGCGGGAGATCGCCGCGCAGACGCTGGCACTGGTGCGCGGCGATCCGTCGAGCTTCGCACAGCATGCCCGCGCGCTGTCGAACTGCCCGAGCGGCAACAACGGCGGCCGCCTGGGCCGCGTATTCCGCGGCGAAACCGCGCCGGAGTTCGAGCGCGCGCTGTTTGCCGCGCAGCATGACGGCGTGCTGCCGCAGCTGGTCGAGACCCGCTTCGGGCTGCATATCGTGCGCGTCCTGGAGCGCTGCACCGGCACCCGCCTGCCCTTCGACGCCGTGCGCGGCGACATCGCCGGTGCGCTGGCCACGGCGGCGCGCGACCGCGCCTGGAAGCAGTACGCCAGCCTGCTGATCGGCCGCGCCCGCATCGAAGGCATCGAACTGGAAGGCGCCGACAGCCCGCTGGTGCAGTAG
- a CDS encoding carbonic anhydrase, translated as MHQIEHLLKGFERFQQRYFDDAPSLFDALRTGQQPPTLLIGCCDSRVDPALLLGCDPGDLFTVRNIGNLVPPCTGRHEGSLHGVSAAIQFAVEQLHVDRIIVMGHGGCGGIRALLAQPADAGDHPPDKGEEADYLGAWVRIAAPARRQVEQTLADASPAQRQRACEQAAILVSLRNLQTFPFVRRALAAGKLTLHGWYFDLQAGALLAYSQRADAFLPLVCPLPAQPESVTP; from the coding sequence ATGCATCAGATCGAACATCTACTGAAGGGCTTCGAGCGGTTCCAGCAACGCTATTTCGACGACGCGCCAAGCCTGTTCGACGCGCTGCGTACCGGGCAGCAACCGCCCACGCTGCTGATCGGCTGCTGCGACTCGCGCGTGGACCCGGCCCTGCTGCTGGGTTGCGACCCGGGCGATCTCTTTACCGTGCGCAATATCGGCAACCTGGTGCCGCCCTGCACCGGGCGTCATGAAGGTAGCCTGCACGGCGTGTCCGCGGCGATCCAGTTTGCCGTCGAGCAGCTGCACGTCGACCGCATCATCGTGATGGGCCATGGCGGCTGCGGCGGCATCCGCGCGTTGCTGGCACAGCCGGCCGATGCCGGCGACCATCCCCCCGATAAGGGCGAAGAAGCCGACTACCTGGGTGCCTGGGTGCGCATCGCCGCGCCCGCGCGCCGGCAGGTGGAGCAAACGCTTGCCGACGCCAGCCCGGCGCAGCGCCAGCGCGCCTGCGAACAGGCGGCGATCCTGGTATCGCTGCGCAACCTGCAGACCTTCCCGTTCGTGCGGCGCGCGCTGGCAGCAGGAAAGCTGACGCTGCACGGCTGGTATTTCGACCTGCAGGCCGGTGCGCTGCTGGCCTACTCGCAGCGCGCCGATGCCTTCCTGCCGCTGGTATGCCCGTTGCCCGCACAACCTGAATCCGTCACACCATGA
- the mobB gene encoding molybdopterin-guanine dinucleotide biosynthesis protein B has protein sequence MNPFIFGIAGTSGSGKTTLITALLPWFRAQGLTVNVIKHSHHPLELEPPGKDSARFRAAGATEVMVASPYRYAIVRELADEAEPTLAEQVARLRPADLTLVEGFRQEDIPRIEVYRPAHGRAPYYPCDPSIVAVATDARLDTLLPCLPLGDATQVGRFIIAMRSQNHLDPLRDPLSQGAVAFPKSTGMVAA, from the coding sequence ATGAATCCCTTTATCTTTGGCATCGCCGGCACCTCGGGCAGCGGCAAGACCACGCTGATTACCGCACTGCTGCCCTGGTTTCGCGCGCAAGGCCTGACCGTCAACGTGATCAAGCACAGCCACCATCCGCTGGAACTCGAGCCTCCCGGCAAGGACAGCGCGCGCTTTCGCGCGGCCGGTGCAACCGAGGTGATGGTGGCCTCGCCCTATCGCTACGCCATCGTGCGCGAGCTGGCCGACGAAGCGGAGCCGACGCTCGCCGAACAGGTGGCGCGGCTGCGGCCCGCGGACCTCACGCTGGTCGAAGGCTTCCGCCAGGAGGATATTCCGCGCATCGAGGTGTATCGGCCAGCGCATGGGCGTGCGCCGTACTACCCCTGCGATCCTTCGATCGTCGCAGTGGCCACCGATGCGCGGCTCGACACTTTGCTGCCATGCCTGCCGCTGGGCGATGCCACGCAGGTCGGGCGGTTCATTATTGCCATGCGGAGCCAGAACCATCTGGATCCGCTACGGGATCCGCTAAGCCAGGGGGCAGTCGCCTTCCCGAAGTCGACGGGCATGGTCGCCGCCTGA
- a CDS encoding AMP-binding protein, protein MNEDSPPRQNYEDALLGIVGEMSTAMRPQTESGAAASPSLDSALEAELGFDSLTRAELLARIEQRFNVSLPEQVLAQADTPRALLRAVLAARDLPPGAADAPARLARPAPADEAAQAPEGAATVTDVLRWHLHRHPERTHIILHGGDGEDTPITFAQLHRHACAVAAGLAARGVRAGTTVALMLPTGAEYFYCFTGILLAGGIPVPLYPPARLAQIGDHLQRHAGILANAQAPILVTVAEARPLAALLKASTGTLQSVLTPQEVEDTTAAPVQAMLRAHDIALLQYTSGSTGSPKGVVLTHANLLANLRAMGKALSVDSRDVFVSWLPLYHDMGLIGAWLGSLYYAFPLVVMSPLTFLARPERWLWAIHKYRGTLSGGPNFAYELCLHRLAQADLSGLDLSSWRFAFNGAEPVSLQTMRKFTARFARHGLRAQAAAPVYGLAEASVGLTFPTPGQSLTADRIDRAAFVRTSRAVPADGNAGRSAGERDQMEIPSCGRPLPGHEIRIVDVSGRELPERQEGLLQFRGPSATTGYFRNPAQTRQLFDGGWLNTGDYAYIADGELFITGRAKETIVRGGRNLYPYEVEQAIGAIPGIRKGCVAVFGSPDPDSGTERIVVMAETAATEEPARRALQQQALKTALDVLGMPPDHVVLVPPHTILKTSSGKIRRAACRERFEHGGTGLGDAAPWLQIARFGWQALLPQLRRGRHAAAGLSYSLYTWLLFAAMAPVTCLASVAMHRPAMGWALSHHAARLLLRLAAVPWFVQGLEQLPRNRACVLVSNHASYLDGIVLIAALPMPVCVVAKRELQAQRIPGAYLSSIGADFIDRFDNVRESEAIARLVAAVRDGRSALLFPEGTFGREPGLQRFRSGAFLAAARAGAPVVPIALRGTRSVLRDGQWLPRRGPISVVIGRPVPPDGQDWPAAMRLRNAARAEILHYCGEPDALRVKAQPARPHLARQLP, encoded by the coding sequence ATGAACGAGGACTCGCCCCCGCGGCAGAACTACGAGGATGCCTTGCTCGGCATCGTGGGGGAGATGTCTACCGCCATGCGGCCGCAGACGGAATCCGGCGCAGCGGCCTCGCCCTCGCTGGACAGCGCGCTCGAAGCCGAACTGGGATTCGACAGCCTGACGCGCGCCGAGCTGCTGGCCCGTATCGAGCAGCGTTTCAACGTAAGCCTGCCGGAGCAGGTACTGGCCCAGGCCGACACGCCACGCGCGCTGCTGCGTGCCGTGCTCGCCGCCAGGGACTTGCCCCCCGGCGCCGCTGATGCGCCGGCTCGGCTGGCCCGTCCGGCACCCGCGGACGAGGCAGCGCAGGCGCCCGAGGGCGCCGCCACCGTCACCGACGTGCTGCGCTGGCACCTGCACCGCCACCCGGAACGTACCCACATCATCCTGCACGGCGGCGACGGCGAAGATACGCCGATCACCTTTGCGCAACTGCACCGGCACGCCTGCGCCGTTGCCGCGGGCCTGGCCGCGCGCGGTGTGCGCGCCGGTACGACCGTGGCGCTGATGCTGCCAACCGGCGCGGAGTACTTCTACTGCTTTACCGGCATCCTGCTGGCAGGCGGGATCCCCGTGCCGCTCTACCCGCCCGCGCGGCTGGCGCAGATTGGCGACCACTTGCAGCGCCACGCCGGCATCCTCGCCAACGCGCAGGCGCCGATCCTTGTCACGGTGGCCGAGGCCCGGCCGCTGGCCGCGCTGCTCAAGGCCAGCACCGGCACGCTGCAAAGCGTGCTGACGCCGCAAGAGGTGGAGGACACCACCGCGGCGCCGGTCCAGGCGATGCTGCGCGCGCACGACATCGCGCTGCTCCAGTACACCTCCGGCAGCACCGGATCGCCCAAGGGCGTGGTGCTGACGCATGCCAACCTGCTGGCCAACCTGCGCGCCATGGGCAAGGCGCTGTCGGTCGACTCGCGCGACGTCTTTGTCAGCTGGCTGCCGCTGTATCACGACATGGGCCTGATCGGCGCCTGGCTGGGCAGCCTGTACTACGCTTTCCCGCTGGTGGTGATGTCGCCGCTCACGTTCCTGGCTCGGCCCGAGCGCTGGCTTTGGGCGATACACAAATATCGTGGCACGCTTTCCGGAGGGCCCAATTTCGCCTATGAGCTGTGCCTGCACAGGCTCGCGCAGGCGGACCTGTCGGGGCTGGACCTGTCGAGCTGGCGCTTCGCGTTCAACGGCGCCGAGCCGGTCAGCCTGCAGACCATGCGCAAATTCACGGCGCGCTTCGCCCGCCACGGACTGCGCGCGCAAGCCGCAGCCCCGGTCTACGGGCTGGCGGAAGCATCGGTGGGCCTGACGTTCCCGACGCCCGGGCAGAGTCTTACCGCCGACCGCATCGACCGCGCCGCATTCGTACGCACATCGCGGGCCGTTCCCGCCGATGGGAACGCAGGCCGGTCGGCAGGCGAACGGGACCAGATGGAAATCCCCTCGTGCGGCCGGCCCCTCCCCGGACACGAAATCCGCATCGTAGACGTCAGCGGCCGCGAGCTGCCCGAGCGGCAGGAAGGCCTGCTGCAGTTCCGCGGGCCGTCGGCCACCACTGGCTATTTCCGCAACCCGGCACAAACGCGCCAGCTCTTCGACGGCGGCTGGCTCAACACCGGCGACTACGCCTATATCGCCGACGGCGAGCTCTTTATCACCGGACGCGCCAAGGAGACCATCGTCCGCGGCGGCCGCAATCTCTATCCCTACGAAGTGGAGCAGGCCATCGGCGCCATACCCGGCATCCGCAAAGGGTGTGTCGCGGTGTTCGGCAGTCCCGATCCGGACAGCGGCACCGAGCGCATCGTGGTAATGGCGGAAACCGCCGCAACCGAGGAACCGGCGCGCCGCGCGCTGCAACAGCAGGCGCTGAAAACCGCGCTCGATGTACTCGGCATGCCGCCCGACCATGTCGTGCTGGTGCCGCCGCACACCATCCTGAAGACGTCGAGCGGCAAGATCCGGCGCGCCGCTTGCCGCGAGCGGTTCGAGCATGGCGGCACCGGCCTCGGCGATGCCGCCCCCTGGCTGCAGATTGCGCGTTTCGGCTGGCAGGCGCTGCTGCCGCAGCTGCGGCGCGGCCGGCATGCCGCCGCCGGGCTGTCCTATTCGTTGTACACCTGGCTGTTGTTCGCCGCGATGGCGCCGGTGACGTGCCTGGCCTCGGTGGCGATGCACCGGCCCGCCATGGGCTGGGCGCTCAGCCACCATGCCGCCCGGCTGCTGCTGCGGCTGGCCGCGGTGCCATGGTTCGTGCAGGGGCTGGAGCAGCTGCCGCGCAACCGCGCCTGCGTGCTGGTATCGAACCATGCCAGCTACCTGGACGGCATCGTGCTGATCGCCGCACTGCCCATGCCGGTGTGCGTAGTGGCCAAACGCGAACTGCAAGCGCAACGCATTCCGGGCGCCTACCTGTCCAGCATCGGCGCCGACTTCATCGACCGCTTCGACAACGTGCGCGAATCCGAGGCCATCGCGCGCCTGGTCGCGGCGGTGCGTGACGGACGATCCGCCCTGCTGTTCCCGGAAGGCACCTTTGGCCGCGAGCCGGGGCTGCAACGTTTCCGCTCGGGCGCCTTCCTCGCCGCCGCCCGTGCCGGCGCGCCGGTGGTTCCCATTGCGCTGCGGGGCACCCGCTCGGTACTGCGAGACGGCCAGTGGCTGCCGCGCCGCGGCCCGATCAGCGTCGTCATCGGCCGGCCCGTGCCGCCTGACGGGCAGGACTGGCCGGCGGCAATGCGGCTGCGCAACGCGGCCCGCGCCGAGATCCTGCACTACTGCGGCGAACCCGATGCACTGCGCGTGAAGGCCCAGCCTGCGCGGCCCCACCTCGCGCGGCAGCTGCCATGA
- a CDS encoding TerC family protein yields MDTFATAPMWAGFFILVLGTLLVDIFVLGGRHAHRVSTREALGWTLVWMTLAALFGLALWYVVAEDAGRDTASRKVLEFYTGYLIELSLSVDNMFVFAMIFSYFAVPPELQRRVLLLGVLGAILMRAAMILVGVWLISQFAWILYVFGVFLVITGIRMLFMSRHAPDLSRNPIVRFLCAHMRITSDYHGERFFVRIDGLRYATPMFVVVLMVEATDLVFAVDSIPAIFAVTTDPFIVFTSNIFAIMGLRALYFLLANLAAHFQYLKYGLAIVLAFIGAKMLVEPWFHIPVHWSLGAVAMTLFVSVLLSQARTRRAAAAGDQPGRSGAPRERGAGNRRT; encoded by the coding sequence ATGGACACCTTTGCAACCGCCCCGATGTGGGCCGGATTCTTCATCCTGGTGCTGGGCACGCTGCTCGTGGATATCTTCGTCCTCGGCGGGCGGCATGCGCACCGCGTCTCCACGCGCGAGGCGCTGGGGTGGACCCTCGTCTGGATGACCCTGGCCGCGCTTTTTGGGCTGGCACTCTGGTATGTGGTGGCCGAGGACGCCGGCCGGGATACAGCCTCTCGCAAGGTGCTGGAGTTCTACACCGGCTACCTGATCGAGCTGTCGCTGTCGGTCGACAACATGTTCGTGTTCGCGATGATCTTCAGCTACTTCGCCGTGCCGCCGGAGCTGCAGCGCAGGGTGCTGCTGCTCGGCGTACTCGGCGCAATCCTGATGCGCGCCGCCATGATCCTGGTGGGAGTGTGGCTGATCAGCCAGTTCGCCTGGATCCTCTACGTGTTCGGCGTGTTCCTCGTCATCACTGGCATCAGGATGCTGTTCATGTCCCGGCATGCCCCCGACCTCTCGCGCAATCCCATCGTCCGCTTCCTCTGCGCCCACATGCGGATCACCTCGGACTATCACGGCGAACGCTTCTTCGTGCGCATCGACGGCCTGCGCTATGCGACCCCGATGTTCGTGGTAGTGCTGATGGTGGAAGCGACCGACCTGGTGTTCGCCGTCGACAGCATCCCGGCGATCTTTGCCGTGACCACGGATCCCTTCATCGTATTCACCTCGAACATCTTCGCGATCATGGGGCTGCGAGCCCTGTATTTCCTGCTGGCCAACCTGGCGGCGCATTTCCAGTACCTGAAGTACGGCCTCGCCATCGTGCTCGCTTTCATCGGCGCCAAGATGCTGGTCGAGCCGTGGTTCCATATACCGGTGCACTGGTCCCTGGGCGCGGTCGCGATGACGCTGTTCGTCTCCGTCCTGCTCAGCCAGGCCAGGACCAGGCGAGCCGCCGCAGCGGGCGATCAGCCGGGCCGCAGCGGCGCACCGCGCGAACGCGGTGCCGGTAACCGGCGCACATGA
- a CDS encoding universal stress protein, producing MNKILLATDGSSYSDAAARYLAQSPLLTRDFVVHVVHCEPDVPGDIKSFIDRGTLDDWHREQNEKAMGSVATILGEAGIPFERHGFTGFAPTRIVEYASQIGASLIVMGSHGRGGFLDAIVGSVARRVLAHAHCPVLLIKD from the coding sequence ATGAACAAGATCCTGCTGGCGACCGACGGGTCGTCCTATAGCGACGCGGCTGCGCGCTACCTCGCGCAAAGCCCGTTGCTGACCCGCGACTTCGTCGTGCACGTAGTGCATTGCGAACCGGATGTGCCGGGCGACATCAAGTCCTTCATCGACCGCGGCACGCTCGACGACTGGCATCGCGAGCAGAACGAGAAGGCGATGGGCTCGGTGGCCACCATCCTCGGCGAAGCCGGGATCCCGTTCGAGCGCCATGGCTTCACAGGCTTTGCGCCGACCCGCATCGTCGAGTATGCAAGCCAGATAGGGGCCAGCCTGATCGTGATGGGCTCGCATGGCCGCGGCGGCTTTCTCGATGCCATCGTCGGATCGGTAGCCAGGCGGGTCCTTGCCCATGCGCACTGCCCGGTGCTGTTGATCAAGGATTAG
- a CDS encoding nitrite reductase, with protein sequence MKARRWLYPAFAALPLSLWLGLPQAATNPAKAAQKPETKAEQKATIPTLTTAEFDHARQIYFERCAGCHGVLRKGATGKPLTPDITRARGSEYLKTFIKYGSPAGMPNWGTSGDLSDKEVDLMARYIQLDPPTPPEFSLADIEKSRKDILPVAQRPSKKMNQYNLDNLFSVTLRDAGEVALIDGDSKQIISIVKTGYAVHISRMSASGRYLYVIGRDARLDLIDLWLPKPDIVAEVKIGMEARSVETSKYKGYEDKYAVAGSYWPPQYVIMEGDTLKPLKVVSTRGMTVDNEYHPEPRVASIVASHYHPEFVINAKETGKILMVNYSDLSNLKTTTIDSAKFLHDGGFDSTGRYFLVAANASDKIAVVDTKEDKLAALIEVGKTPHPGRGANFTHPKFGPVWATSHLGDETISLIGTDPAGHAAQAWKVVQTLKGQGGGSLFIKTHPKSSNLWVDTPLNPDAKLNQSVAVFDTRNLEDGFKVLPIADWAGLKGAGAKRVVQAEYNQAGDEVWFSVWGTKDGESALVVVDDKTRTLKTVIKDKRLITPTGKFNAYNTQHDVY encoded by the coding sequence ATGAAAGCAAGAAGATGGCTTTACCCCGCATTCGCGGCACTGCCGCTCTCACTCTGGCTGGGACTTCCCCAGGCAGCCACCAACCCCGCCAAGGCCGCACAGAAGCCTGAAACCAAGGCAGAGCAAAAGGCGACGATCCCCACGCTGACCACGGCCGAGTTCGATCACGCCAGGCAGATCTACTTCGAGCGCTGCGCCGGCTGCCACGGCGTGCTGCGCAAGGGCGCGACCGGCAAGCCGCTGACGCCAGACATCACACGCGCGCGCGGCTCGGAATACCTGAAGACCTTCATCAAGTACGGCAGCCCGGCCGGCATGCCGAACTGGGGCACATCCGGTGACCTCTCCGACAAGGAAGTCGACCTGATGGCCCGTTATATACAGCTCGATCCGCCGACGCCGCCGGAATTTTCACTGGCTGACATCGAGAAAAGCCGCAAGGACATCCTGCCCGTCGCGCAACGGCCGTCGAAGAAGATGAACCAGTACAACCTGGACAATCTCTTCTCGGTCACGCTGCGCGATGCCGGCGAGGTCGCGCTGATCGACGGCGACAGCAAGCAGATCATCAGCATCGTCAAGACCGGCTATGCGGTGCATATCTCGCGCATGTCGGCATCGGGCCGCTACCTGTACGTGATCGGGCGCGATGCGCGGCTGGACCTGATCGACCTGTGGCTGCCCAAGCCCGACATCGTCGCCGAGGTCAAGATCGGCATGGAGGCGCGCTCGGTCGAAACCTCCAAGTACAAGGGCTATGAAGACAAGTACGCGGTGGCGGGCTCGTACTGGCCGCCGCAGTACGTGATCATGGAAGGCGATACGCTCAAGCCGCTGAAGGTGGTGTCCACGCGCGGCATGACCGTTGACAACGAGTACCACCCCGAGCCGCGCGTCGCCTCGATCGTCGCCAGCCACTACCACCCCGAGTTTGTGATCAACGCCAAGGAGACCGGCAAGATCCTGATGGTCAACTACTCGGACCTGTCCAACCTGAAGACCACCACCATCGATTCGGCCAAGTTCCTGCATGATGGCGGCTTCGATTCCACCGGGCGCTACTTCCTGGTCGCGGCCAATGCGTCCGACAAGATCGCCGTGGTCGACACCAAGGAAGACAAGCTCGCCGCGCTGATCGAGGTGGGCAAGACCCCGCACCCGGGGCGCGGCGCCAACTTCACGCATCCGAAGTTCGGCCCGGTCTGGGCCACCAGCCACCTCGGCGACGAAACCATCAGCCTGATCGGCACCGATCCCGCCGGCCATGCGGCGCAGGCCTGGAAGGTGGTGCAGACGCTCAAGGGCCAGGGCGGCGGCTCGCTGTTCATCAAGACGCATCCCAAGTCCTCGAACCTGTGGGTCGATACACCGCTCAATCCCGATGCCAAGCTGAACCAGTCAGTGGCGGTGTTCGATACGCGCAACCTGGAAGACGGCTTCAAGGTGCTGCCGATCGCCGATTGGGCCGGCCTGAAAGGAGCCGGCGCCAAGCGCGTGGTGCAGGCCGAATACAACCAGGCCGGCGACGAGGTCTGGTTCTCGGTCTGGGGCACCAAGGACGGCGAGTCCGCACTGGTGGTGGTCGATGACAAGACCCGCACGCTCAAGACCGTGATCAAGGACAAGCGCCTGATCACGCCAACCGGCAAGTTCAACGCCTACAACACACAACACGACGTCTACTAA
- a CDS encoding c-type cytochrome, which yields MKHPVQLPARLPALLAAAACVLSFGAAMPGVAHANQQLASSKACLSCHGVDKKVIGPAFKDIKAKYAGKKDGQPHMVQSILKGSNGQWGAMPMPANAVSEAEANTLAKWILSL from the coding sequence ATGAAGCACCCCGTCCAACTGCCTGCTCGCCTGCCCGCGCTGCTCGCAGCCGCCGCCTGTGTCCTGTCGTTCGGTGCCGCCATGCCCGGCGTGGCCCACGCGAACCAGCAGCTTGCATCCAGCAAGGCCTGCCTGTCCTGCCACGGCGTCGACAAGAAGGTGATCGGACCGGCCTTCAAGGACATCAAGGCCAAATACGCGGGCAAGAAGGACGGGCAACCGCATATGGTCCAGTCGATCCTCAAGGGCAGCAATGGCCAGTGGGGCGCGATGCCGATGCCGGCCAACGCCGTCAGCGAGGCCGAGGCCAATACGCTGGCCAAATGGATCCTCTCGCTCTGA
- a CDS encoding c-type cytochrome yields MDPLALITRAWRGATVNVLAATLLAAPATAPAQSAPPPVRQAQLAHWLRDDCGACHGMTLRGGLGPPLTHEALADKPPESLVATVLYGRPGTAMPPWQPFMTQDEAQWLIERLRAGDPPAVMPTNAAPAR; encoded by the coding sequence ATGGATCCTCTCGCTCTGATTACCCGGGCATGGCGTGGCGCCACGGTGAACGTACTCGCCGCGACGCTGCTGGCCGCGCCGGCCACTGCGCCAGCGCAGTCAGCGCCCCCTCCCGTTCGGCAGGCGCAACTGGCGCACTGGCTGCGCGATGACTGCGGCGCCTGCCACGGCATGACGCTGCGCGGCGGGCTGGGTCCGCCGCTGACGCACGAGGCGCTGGCGGACAAGCCGCCGGAAAGCCTGGTGGCCACCGTGCTGTACGGGCGGCCCGGCACCGCCATGCCGCCCTGGCAACCCTTCATGACGCAGGATGAAGCCCAATGGCTGATCGAACGACTCCGGGCCGGCGACCCGCCGGCCGTCATGCCAACCAACGCGGCGCCGGCACGCTGA